A region of the Bacteroidales bacterium genome:
CGAATATTCAAGGTAAACATAGTAAGCTGATGGATTGTCATAGGACCAGGAAATGTTATAAGCCGACCCGGTATTCCATATTTCACCTCCAAGAGGAGAAGAAAGAGTGATAACCGGTGTTTCAAGGATAGTAAACATAGCGCTCAGTCCAAACCTTGACGGGTCGGCAGCATCAGAAATGCGTATAACGCATGATTCGGAAGGTGTTCCCATCACAGTCCAGTAGTAATAATACTGCGTGGCATCGATGTCTTGAGCCACCGTCTGCCAGGTTTGTCCGTTATCAGATGACAGGTCAATATTTAACAGACTGATATCATCTGCGGCCAGCCAACTCAGGTAGGTCTGGCTCTTATTGTAGAATGAGTAACCTTCATAAGGATAATAAACAATAACCGGGGGGACATTCACCGTAAACATCTGGTCGCTTTCGTCCATGACGACATCGTAATAATAGTCATAAACTCTGACCATGGCGGTCGTTGTGGATATATAAGGCACATATACTTCGGCATTCCCACCTGTTTCAGTACCATACCCATACCCAAGACCTGACCATGTCTGACCTCCATCGGCAGAAAAATCGATATAAACATAGGCCGGGAGATTGGTCCCGGTCCAGCTCACAGTTGCAATCTCAGAATAGTTCCACACTTCACCTCCATTAGGTGAAGTAAGGCTGATAGTAGGCAATTCCACGATGGAAAAAACCGGACTCAAACCATAAGATGTAGAATCTGTCGCATCTGCAATCCTGATAACGGCCTGGTCAGTCAGCACATCCGGAGCAGTCCACGTATAATCGAATCCGGAATAGTTGCTAATGATATTGGTCCAGGTTGTCCCGTTATCCAGCGAATAGTCAAGCGTAAAGTCCGTAAGGGTATACGAATACCAATCAATGTAAACAGGCGCTGTCCGGTAATAAAAATCTCCATAGTAAGGAGAATAAATGTAAACCGGTGGTTCGGTAACTGTAAAAAAACTATCGCTTTCATCGGTCACAGTCGGGTCATTGTAATCGGAAATCCTGATCATTGCCTGAGTAGTTGTATAGAGATAGTTCTGGAAAGTATAACTGCTGACTGAGTCTATTGCATAAATGAAATCCAGGTAATTCCAATATTGTCCGCCATCTTCTGAGTACTCAATCAGCCCTGTAGCAGGCTCTCCTGTATATTCCCATGAGATCGTACAAGTGGAGCCCTGCAGCCAGTTTTCTCCGCCGTTGGGGGATAGCAGAGTAAGGGTAGTGTTCTGGCCGAAAGTCAGAGAG
Encoded here:
- a CDS encoding T9SS type A sorting domain-containing protein, with product MKTKHYSQMTKAGKGLMIIMVVLFFNSLTFGQNTTLTLLSPNGGENWLQGSTCTISWEYTGEPATGLIEYSEDGGQYWNYLDFIYAIDSVSSYTFQNYLYTTTQAMIRISDYNDPTVTDESDSFFTVTEPPVYIYSPYYGDFYYRTAPVYIDWYSYTLTDFTLDYSLDNGTTWTNIISNYSGFDYTWTAPDVLTDQAVIRIADATDSTSYGLSPVFSIVELPTISLTSPNGGEVWNYSEIATVSWTGTNLPAYVYIDFSADGGQTWSGLGYGYGTETGGNAEVYVPYISTTTAMVRVYDYYYDVVMDESDQMFTVNVPPVIVYYPYEGYSFYNKSQTYLSWLAADDISLLNIDLSSDNGQTWQTVAQDIDATQYYYYWTVMGTPSESCVIRISDAADPSRFGLSAMFTILETPVITLSSPLGGEIWNTGSAYNISWSYDNPSAYYVYLEYSADNGQTWNYISYVVIEDIQGSYEWITPDISSNQCLIRVSDYYLDFVSDTSNVFSILTYPETPICMVSVDSTTNYNVIVWEKPVSSLIDKFIVYKESDEAGIYEPIGIVNYSDLAVFTDTNSNPNMKSYRYELGFEDADGHIFPAGDLHQTIHLSINQGVGNSWNLIWTDYIGFDVATYNIYRKTDVSGYNQIATISASFNSYTDLEAPVGNVYYIVEVINPAGCNPVNRSTDYGSSYSNVATNNVLGVSDPENDVMVSIYPNPANERLNIRTGETLKGNTRIELSDLLGKIVYADEISGMRTNSSYFINTTDFKDGLYVLKVSSESGSISKKIVIRH